From the genome of Streptomyces sp. NBC_01304:
TCGGTTCCCTGCTCGAGGAGAAGGGCGTCGTCAAGAGTGCGGACGCGTTCGTCAACGCCCAGGCGAAGGACCCCAAGGGGCTGTCGATCCAGGCAGGCGTCTATCTCCTCAACACGGAGATGTCCGGCGAAGCCGCCGTGACGATGATGCTCGACCCGAAGAGCCGCAACAACCTCATGGTCAACCCGGGTTGGCGCAACAACCAGGTCTACGAGCAGATCGACAAGCGCCTCGAGCAGCCCAAGGGCTCCACCAGGAAGTACGTCAAGGAACATTGGAAGGAACTCGGCCTTCCGGAGTGGGCGAAGAACCCGCACAAGGATGTGAAGGACCCGCTCGAGGGCTTCCTCTACCCGGGCAGCTACCCGGTCGCCAAGGGCATGAAGACCGAGGACATCCTCAAGAAGATGGTCGACGACGCCAAGCAGGCGTACTCGGGATACAACCTCGAGGGCAAGGCCAAGGAACTCAAGGTGAAGGACCCCCTTCAGCTCCTGACGGTCGCCAGCCTCGTGCAGTCCGAGGGCAACAACAAGAGCGACTACGAGAAGATCGCGCGGGTCGTGTACAACCGCATGGTGCCGGGCAACGCGGAGACCGCCGGCCTCCTCGACTTCGACTCCACGGTCAACTACCTCAAGGGCGAGTCCAAGCTGGCCACCGGTTCCGTCGACGAACTGCGCAAGATCAAGGATCCGTACAACACGTACAAGATCTACGGTCTGCCGCCCGGGCCGATCAGCAACCCGGGCAAGGAAGCCTTTGAGGCGGCGCTCAGCCCGGCCAAGGGCAAGTGGTACTACTTCGTCTCGATCAACGCGAACGAGACGCTCTTCGCCGAGACGAACGCGCAGCACGAGCGCAATCGTCAGAAGTACCTCGACGAACAGAAGAAGAACCAGTGAGCGGTGCACCGCGCAAAGCGGCCGTCCTCGGCTCCCCGATCGCCCACTCGCTGTCCCCGGTGCTCCATCGCGCCGCGTACGGCGAGCTGGGCCTGGACGGCTGGACGTACGACCGTTTCGAGGTCGACGAGGCGGCGCTGCCCGGCTTCCTCGAAGGGCTCGGTTCGGAGTGGGCGGGGCTCTCGCTGACCATGCCGCTCAAGCGTGCGGTGATTCCGCTGCTCGACGAGGTCAGCGAGACGGCCGCGTCGGTCGAGGCGGTGAACACGGTCGTCTTCGGGCCGGACGGTCGGCGCAGCGGTGACAACACCGACATCCCCGGCATCGTGGCCGCGCTGCGCGAGCGGGGCATCGAGCAGGTCGAGTCCGCGGCCGTCCTGGGCGCCGGCGCGACCGCGTCGTCCGCGCTGGCCGCGCTGTCCCGGATCTGTTCCGGCGAGATCGTCGCGTACGTACGCAGCGAGGCGCGCGCCGACGAGATGCGGCAGTGGGGCGAGCGGCTCGACGTGGAGGTGCGCACGGCCGACTGGGCTGATGCGGAGCAGGCGTTGAGTGCGCCGCTCGTCATCGCGACCACGCCGGCCGGCACCACGGACGACCTGGCGAAGCACGTGCCCGAGCGGCCCGGGACGCTCTTCGACGTGCTGTACGAGCCGTGGCCCACGGAGCTCGCCGCACGCTGGTCGATGTTCGGCGGCGCGGTGGTCAGCGGGCTCGACCTGCTGGTGCATCAGGCGGTGCTGCAGGTGCAGCAGATGACGGGCCGGCCGAAGGCTCCGCTGGACGCCATGCGCAAGGCGGGGGAGCGGGCGCTGGCCGCGCGCTGAGGCCCGTCAGGATCCGCTCCGTTCACATTCCAGTGGGGGGAGTGCATTCATGGACACAGGTCTGCCGCAGGCCTCGGTCGGCAGCAAGGTCTTCGACGGTCTGCTCGGGTTTCTGCCCGAGTGGATCCAGATCACCTTCATCGCCCTCGTCCTGCTCGCCGTCGTGGCGTCGTGGGTCGTGAAGATCAAGCGGAGGCTCGACCTTCGCCGGGCCGCCCGCAATGGGCAGCCGATGCACGCCGCCGCCCGGTACGGCCAGGGGCAGGGTGCGGACCACCTCGGGAAGTACGCCCCGCGGCAGGATCCTGCCAACGGGCAGCCGCAGCCGCGTCAGCAGGCACAGGATTGACCAGGGCTCGGTCGAGGGCGTCCCGCCTGCTGGACCAGCGCCCTGGCCGCCCGCTGCGGCATGGGAGTATTTAGGCAGGCGGGCCAGGGTCGCGCACCCGGTCGCGCCGTCGAGATCGCAGCACCAGGCGCGAGCAGAGGAGCACCGTTGAGCAGGTTGCGTTGGCTGACCGCGGGGGAGTCCCACGGACCCGCACTGGTGGCGACCCTGGAGGGTCTGCCCGCCGGCGTCCCGATCACCACCGAGCTGGTGGCAGATCATCTGGCGCGGCGTCGTCTCGGCTATGGCCGCGGTGCGCGGATGAAGTTCGAGCAGGACGAGATCACCTTCCTCGGTGGCGTCCGGCACGGTCTGTCGATGGGCTCTCCGGTAGCGGTCATGGTGGGCAACACCGAGTGGCCCAAGTGGGAGAAGGTCATGGCGGCCGACCCGGTCGACCCGGCCGAGCTCGCCACGATGGCCCGCAACGCCCCGCTGACCCGGCCCCGCCCCGGTCACGCGGACCTCGCGGGCATGCAGAAGTACGGCTTCGACGAGGCCCGGCCGATCCTGGAGCGCGCCAGCGCCCGGGAGACGGCGGCCCGGGTGGCGCTCGGCGCGGTGGCCCGTTCCTTCCTGAAGGAAGCCGCGGGCATCGAGATCGTGTCGCACGTGGTGGAGCTGGCCGCGGCCAAGGCCCCGTACGGCGTGTACCCGAAGCCCGGCGACGTGGAGAAGCTGGACGCGGACCCGGTGCGCTGCCTGGACGCCGACGCCTCGAAGGCGATGGTCGCGGAGATCGACCAGGCCCACAAGGACGGCGACACCCTCGGTGGTGTGGTCGAGGTCCTCGCGTACGGAGTGCCGGTGGGCCTGGGCTCGCACGTGCACTGGGACCGGCGCCTGGACGCCCGCCTCGCCGCCGCCCTCATGGGCATCCAGGCGATCAAGGGTGTCGAGGTCGGCGACGGCTTCGACCTGGCGCGGGTGCCCGGTTCCAAGGCGCACGACGAGATCGTCCGCACCGAGGACGGCATCCGGCGTTCCACGGGCCGCTCGGGCGGCACCGAGGGCGGTCTGACCACCGGTGAACTGCTGCGCGTACGCGCAGCGATGAAGCCCATCGCGACCGTCCCGCGCGCGCTCGCCACGGTCGACGTCGCCACGGGTGAGGCCACGCAGGCCCACCACCAGCGCTCCGACGTGTGTGCGGTCCCGGCGGCCGGCATCGTCGCGGAGGCGATGGTCGCGCTGGTCCTCGCGGACGCGCTCGTCGAGAAGTTCGGCGGCGACAGCGTGCCGGAGACCCGGCGCAACGTGCAGTCGTACCTCGACAACCTCCACATCCGATGACCGGTCCCTCGGCGGGTCCGCGGATCGTCCTCGTCGGGCCCATGGGCGTCGGCAAGTCGACGGTCGGCGAGCTGCTCGCCGCGCGTCTGGGCTGCGGTTTCCGGGACACCGACGCGGACATCGTGGCGGGCCAGGGCCGGGAGATCTCGGACATCTTCATCGAGGAGGGCGAGCCCCACTTCCGTGAGCTGGAGCGCGCGGCGGTACGCACCGCCGTCGCCGGGCACGACGGAGTGCTGGCCCTCGGCGGCGGGGCGATCCTCGACGCCGGTACGCGGGAGCTGCTCGGCGCGCACCCGGTCGTCTATCTCTCGATGGACGTGGACGAGGCGGTCAAGCGCACCGGCCTGAACGTCGCGCGCCCGCTGCTCACCGTCGCCAACCCGCGCAAGCAGTGGCGCGAGCTGATGGAGGCGCGCCGCCATCTGTACACCGACGTGGCCCGCGTGGTCGTCGCCACGGACGGACGCACCCCCGAAGAGGTCGCCCAAGCGGTCCTCGACGCACTGGAGTTGAAGGAAGCATGACGGAGCAGGCACCCACCCGGATCCAGGTCGGCGGGAGCGCGGGCAGTGATCCGTACGAGGTCCTGGTCGGACACTCGCTCCTCGGCGAGCTCGGCGGGCTGATCGGCGCCAAGGCCAAGCGCGTCGCGGTGATCCACCCCGAGGCGCTGGCCGAGACCGGTGACGCGATCCGGGCCGACCTGGCCGAGCAGGGCTACGAGGCCGTCGCCATCCAGGTGCCGAACGCCGAAGAGGCCAAGACCGCCGAGGTGGCGGCGTACTGCTGGAAGGCGCTCGGCCAGTCCGGCTTCACGCGCACCGATGTCGTGGTCGGTGTCGGCGGCGGCGCCACCACCGACCTCGCGGGCTTCGTGGCCGCGACCTGGCTGCGCGGTGTGCGCTGGATCGCCGTGCCGACGACCGTCCTCGCGATGGTGGACGCGGCGGTCGGCGGCAAGACCGGCATCAACACCGCCGAGGGCAAGAACCTCGTCGGCGCTTTCCACCCGCCGGCCGGCGTGCTGTGCGACCTGTCCGCCCTCGGTTCGCTGGGCGTGAACGACTACGTGTCCGGCCTCGCGGAGATCATCAAGGCCGGCTTCATCGCCGACCCGGTGATCCTGGATCTGATCGAGGCGGACCCCGCGGCGGCACGTACGCCGGCCGGTCCGCATACCGCCGAGCTGATCGAGCGCTCGATCCGGGTCAAGGCCGAGGTCGTCTCCAGCGACCTGAAGGAATCGGGCCTGCGCGAGATCCTCAACTACGGTCACACGCTCGCCCACGCCATCGAGAAGAACGAGCGCTACAAGTGGCGGCACGGTGCTGCCGTCTCCGTCGGCATGGTCTTCGCCGCCGAACTCGGCCGCCTGGCCGGTCGGTTGGACGAGGCGACCGCCGACCGGCACCGCACGGTCCTCGAATCGGTCGGCCTGCCGCTGACCTACCGGGGAGACCAGTGGCCCAAGCTGCTCGAGACGATGAAGGTCGACAAGAAGTCGCGGGGCGACCTGCTGCGCTTCATCGTCCTGGACGGACTGGGCAAGCCGGTGGTCATGGAAGGCCCCGACCCGGCCGTTCTGCTTGCCGCTTATGGCGAGGTTTCTGCCTGACCGGGCACTTGTGTCCGTCCCCGGCCGTTCACACAACGGCGGCCGGGGACGGTACCGTTCGGTAAAGGACCTGATCGCCGGACCTGTTCGCCGAGTTCCGCGCTACCAGCGCCAGTTGCCTGTACGAGACGGAGTGGCACCGGATGCAGCACGCAGTGGGGAATCCGCTGCCGCCGCCCCATCAGCCGGGGCACGGACCGGCCACCGGCTGGTCCCCGGCCGCACATCACCCCGGACCCGCACCCCATCCGGGCGCCGCGGGGCCGCACCCTGGCCGACCCGCGCCCGCCGCGGGCCCGCCGCCCGCTCCCGGCTTCAACGGCCCGGCGCCCCGGCCCGCCCAGGCACCCCCGCCCCCGCATGCCCCGGTGCCCCCCTCGCCCGACACCACGGGCCACATCAGGCTCCCGTCGGGCGCTCCGGTCGCGGTGCCTCAGCTGCCGCAGGGTTCCACGCAGGGCGACACCGGCGCGACCACGCTCGCGGTGCTGCTCATCGGCCCCGCCGGCGCCGGCAAGACCTCCGTGGCCAAGTACTGGGCGGAGCACCGCCAGGTCCCCACGGCGCACATCAGCCTGGATGACGTACGCGAGTGGGTGCGCTCCGGCTTCGCCGACCCGCAGTCCGGCTGGAACGACCACTCCGAGGCGCAGTACCGGCTGGCCCGCCGCACCTGCGGCTTCGCGGCGCGGAACTTCCTGGCCAACGGCATCTCCTGCATCCTCGACGACGCGGTCTTCCCGGACCGCCCGGTGGTCGGCCTCGGCGGCTGGAAGCGGCACGTGGGGCCCGGTCTGCTGCCCGTCGTGCTGCTGCCCGGCCTGGAGATCGTCCTGGAGCGCAATGCGCAGCGCAGCGGGAATCGTCGGCTGACGAACGAGGAAGTGGCTCGCATCCATGGCCGGATGGCCGGGTGGTACGGGTCGGGGCTGCCGATCATCGACAACTCGAGCTATGACGTGCCTACGACGGCGCGAGTCCTGGACGACGTACTGGCCAGGTCGATCGCGAGCCCGCCGAGCTGGTAGCCCCACCCTGCGGGCAGACATGAGTGCCACCCCCAGTCGGACGCGTACAACCAGCCACCTCCGAGCGGCAGCTCATACGCTCGGGTCATGTCAGAGGTCTACGCGGCACGCCGTGAGCGGCTCAGAGAGCAGTGCACGACCGGCGGCAGCGCGGCCGCGGTGGTCTCCCGCCCCGCCAACGTCCGCTATCTCGCGGGCGCGGCGCCCCAGGGAGCCGTGCTCCTGCTGGGGCCGGGCGAGGACATCCTGCTGTGCGGCAGCCCGCCCACCGGGGAGCCCACCGAGGGCCGCCCCGACGAGGCGCTGCGGCTGCAGGTCCTGGGGACCCCGGGCGGTGATGCCGCCGTGGCCGCCGCGGACCTCGCATCGGGCCAGGGGGCCGACTCCCTCGCCGTCGAGGAGCACCACCTGACCGTGGCCCGGCACCGCGCCCTCGGTTCCGTCGCGCCCCGGCTGCGCTTCGCGGACCTCGGCTGTGCGGTGGAGCAGCTGCGCGTGGTCAAGGACGACGAGGAGATCTCCTCGCTGCGGATCGCCGCCGAGATCGCCGACCAGGCGCTCGGCGAGCTCCTCGAATCCATCCTGGTCGGCCGCACCGAACGCCACCTCGCCCTGGAGCTGGAGCGCCGCCTCGTCGACCACGGCGCGGACGGCCCGGCCTTCCCCACCTCGGTCGGCACCGGCCTCAACTCGGGCCGCAGAGGTCACCGTCCCTCCGATCGCAGGGTGGAGGAGGGCGATTTTCTCTCCGTCTGCCTGGGCGCCTCCTACCGGGGCTACCGCTGCGAGATCGGCCGGACCTTCGTCATCGGGACCACCCCGGCGGACTGGCAGATCGAGCTGTACGACCTGGTCTTCGCCGCTCAGCGGGCCGGCCGGGAGGCCCTCGCACCTGGCGTCGAGTACCGCGAAGTGGACCGCGCTGCCCGCCAAGTCCTGGACGCCGGCGGCTACTCCGACGGGCTCCCGGCCGCCACCGGACACGGTGTGGGACTCGAAATCGAGGAGGACCCGCAGTTGGCGCCCGCGGCCATGGGTAAACTGGACGCTTGTGTGCCGGTCACCGTCGAACCGGGGGTCCACCTCCCGGGCCGGGGCGGCGTCCGGATCGATGACACGCTCGTCGTACGCCCCGAGGCGGA
Proteins encoded in this window:
- a CDS encoding aminopeptidase P family protein; the protein is MSEVYAARRERLREQCTTGGSAAAVVSRPANVRYLAGAAPQGAVLLLGPGEDILLCGSPPTGEPTEGRPDEALRLQVLGTPGGDAAVAAADLASGQGADSLAVEEHHLTVARHRALGSVAPRLRFADLGCAVEQLRVVKDDEEISSLRIAAEIADQALGELLESILVGRTERHLALELERRLVDHGADGPAFPTSVGTGLNSGRRGHRPSDRRVEEGDFLSVCLGASYRGYRCEIGRTFVIGTTPADWQIELYDLVFAAQRAGREALAPGVEYREVDRAARQVLDAGGYSDGLPAATGHGVGLEIEEDPQLAPAAMGKLDACVPVTVEPGVHLPGRGGVRIDDTLVVRPEADGGPELLTITTKELLAL
- a CDS encoding shikimate kinase codes for the protein MTGPSAGPRIVLVGPMGVGKSTVGELLAARLGCGFRDTDADIVAGQGREISDIFIEEGEPHFRELERAAVRTAVAGHDGVLALGGGAILDAGTRELLGAHPVVYLSMDVDEAVKRTGLNVARPLLTVANPRKQWRELMEARRHLYTDVARVVVATDGRTPEEVAQAVLDALELKEA
- the aroB gene encoding 3-dehydroquinate synthase; translated protein: MTEQAPTRIQVGGSAGSDPYEVLVGHSLLGELGGLIGAKAKRVAVIHPEALAETGDAIRADLAEQGYEAVAIQVPNAEEAKTAEVAAYCWKALGQSGFTRTDVVVGVGGGATTDLAGFVAATWLRGVRWIAVPTTVLAMVDAAVGGKTGINTAEGKNLVGAFHPPAGVLCDLSALGSLGVNDYVSGLAEIIKAGFIADPVILDLIEADPAAARTPAGPHTAELIERSIRVKAEVVSSDLKESGLREILNYGHTLAHAIEKNERYKWRHGAAVSVGMVFAAELGRLAGRLDEATADRHRTVLESVGLPLTYRGDQWPKLLETMKVDKKSRGDLLRFIVLDGLGKPVVMEGPDPAVLLAAYGEVSA
- a CDS encoding shikimate dehydrogenase yields the protein MSGAPRKAAVLGSPIAHSLSPVLHRAAYGELGLDGWTYDRFEVDEAALPGFLEGLGSEWAGLSLTMPLKRAVIPLLDEVSETAASVEAVNTVVFGPDGRRSGDNTDIPGIVAALRERGIEQVESAAVLGAGATASSALAALSRICSGEIVAYVRSEARADEMRQWGERLDVEVRTADWADAEQALSAPLVIATTPAGTTDDLAKHVPERPGTLFDVLYEPWPTELAARWSMFGGAVVSGLDLLVHQAVLQVQQMTGRPKAPLDAMRKAGERALAAR
- the aroC gene encoding chorismate synthase — its product is MSRLRWLTAGESHGPALVATLEGLPAGVPITTELVADHLARRRLGYGRGARMKFEQDEITFLGGVRHGLSMGSPVAVMVGNTEWPKWEKVMAADPVDPAELATMARNAPLTRPRPGHADLAGMQKYGFDEARPILERASARETAARVALGAVARSFLKEAAGIEIVSHVVELAAAKAPYGVYPKPGDVEKLDADPVRCLDADASKAMVAEIDQAHKDGDTLGGVVEVLAYGVPVGLGSHVHWDRRLDARLAAALMGIQAIKGVEVGDGFDLARVPGSKAHDEIVRTEDGIRRSTGRSGGTEGGLTTGELLRVRAAMKPIATVPRALATVDVATGEATQAHHQRSDVCAVPAAGIVAEAMVALVLADALVEKFGGDSVPETRRNVQSYLDNLHIR
- the mltG gene encoding endolytic transglycosylase MltG; protein product: MTEYGRGHGSEPWHPEDPLFGDQGWGGQQAASGQSPYGGQPQYYPQQPQQPHPQQSYGGQQQGGYPQHDGQQGGYPQHGGQQQGGYPQHDYNGGWDTGQQPAYGAGPDPYGGQPAAYDAERPDPYNTPDAYPPPQPPGRRREAPRENPDWDPGPDQGEHAFFASGRDDEDDDYDDEPPRGGRGRGRGRSERRGRGGKKRRSGCACLVVTLVFAGGLGGVGYFGYQFYQDRFGSAADYEGNGNADKQVSVEIPKGAGGSQIGSLLEEKGVVKSADAFVNAQAKDPKGLSIQAGVYLLNTEMSGEAAVTMMLDPKSRNNLMVNPGWRNNQVYEQIDKRLEQPKGSTRKYVKEHWKELGLPEWAKNPHKDVKDPLEGFLYPGSYPVAKGMKTEDILKKMVDDAKQAYSGYNLEGKAKELKVKDPLQLLTVASLVQSEGNNKSDYEKIARVVYNRMVPGNAETAGLLDFDSTVNYLKGESKLATGSVDELRKIKDPYNTYKIYGLPPGPISNPGKEAFEAALSPAKGKWYYFVSINANETLFAETNAQHERNRQKYLDEQKKNQ
- a CDS encoding Pro-rich N-terminal domain-containing protein, with the protein product MQHAVGNPLPPPHQPGHGPATGWSPAAHHPGPAPHPGAAGPHPGRPAPAAGPPPAPGFNGPAPRPAQAPPPPHAPVPPSPDTTGHIRLPSGAPVAVPQLPQGSTQGDTGATTLAVLLIGPAGAGKTSVAKYWAEHRQVPTAHISLDDVREWVRSGFADPQSGWNDHSEAQYRLARRTCGFAARNFLANGISCILDDAVFPDRPVVGLGGWKRHVGPGLLPVVLLPGLEIVLERNAQRSGNRRLTNEEVARIHGRMAGWYGSGLPIIDNSSYDVPTTARVLDDVLARSIASPPSW